In Halopelagius inordinatus, a single genomic region encodes these proteins:
- the eno gene encoding phosphopyruvate hydratase produces the protein MTLIENVSLRRVLDSRGNPTVEADVLTQSGGFGRAAAPSGASTGEYEAIELPPSEAIASARRHAIPRLVGEVHAGNQREVDSTLRAADGTDDFSEIGANSAVAISMAASKAGADVLGAPLYQHLGGAFRGDNFPVPLGNIVGGGEHAKEATHIQEFLAAPVGAPSVSEAVFANAAVHARASEILDERGTPAAKGDEGAWAPPISDAEAFEVMDEAVSDVADELGFEIRFGLDVAAAELYDEDEDGYVYGDEVKSTEEQIDYVADLVDEYELVYVEDPLDENDYEGFAELTDRVGDRTLVCGDDLFVTNVERLQDGIDADAGNSILVKPNQIGTLSDAFDAIELANKNGYESVISHRSGETEDTTIAHLAVATDAAFIKTGTVQGERTAKLNELIRIADDAV, from the coding sequence ATGACACTCATCGAAAACGTTTCGCTCCGACGCGTACTCGACTCTCGTGGTAACCCCACGGTCGAGGCCGACGTGCTCACGCAATCCGGCGGTTTCGGCCGCGCGGCAGCGCCGAGTGGCGCGAGCACGGGCGAGTACGAGGCGATAGAACTGCCGCCCTCGGAGGCCATCGCATCGGCGCGGCGACACGCCATCCCGCGCCTCGTCGGCGAGGTCCACGCGGGCAACCAACGGGAAGTCGATTCGACGCTCCGGGCCGCCGACGGCACGGACGACTTCTCCGAAATCGGCGCAAACAGCGCTGTCGCCATCTCGATGGCGGCTTCGAAGGCCGGTGCCGACGTGCTCGGTGCACCCCTGTACCAGCATCTCGGCGGCGCGTTCCGCGGGGACAACTTCCCCGTACCGCTCGGGAACATCGTCGGCGGCGGCGAACACGCAAAAGAGGCGACTCACATCCAAGAGTTCCTCGCCGCGCCGGTCGGCGCGCCGAGCGTCTCCGAAGCCGTCTTCGCCAACGCGGCGGTCCACGCTCGCGCCTCGGAGATTCTGGACGAACGCGGCACGCCCGCGGCGAAGGGCGACGAGGGCGCGTGGGCGCCGCCCATCTCGGACGCGGAAGCGTTCGAGGTGATGGACGAGGCCGTCTCCGACGTGGCGGACGAACTCGGGTTCGAGATTCGCTTCGGCCTCGACGTGGCCGCGGCGGAACTGTACGACGAAGACGAGGACGGCTACGTCTACGGCGACGAGGTCAAATCGACCGAAGAGCAGATCGACTACGTCGCAGACCTCGTCGACGAGTACGAACTCGTCTACGTCGAAGACCCCCTCGACGAGAACGATTACGAGGGCTTTGCGGAACTCACCGACCGCGTCGGTGACCGCACCCTCGTCTGCGGTGACGACCTGTTCGTCACCAACGTCGAACGACTGCAGGACGGCATCGACGCCGACGCCGGGAACTCCATTCTCGTCAAGCCGAACCAGATCGGGACGCTCTCGGACGCGTTCGACGCCATCGAACTCGCGAACAAGAACGGCTACGAGTCGGTCATCTCTCACCGGTCCGGTGAGACCGAAGACACGACCATCGCACACCTCGCCGTCGCCACCGACGCCGCGTTCATCAAGACCGGCACGGTACAGGGCGAGCGAACCGCCAAACTCAACGAACTCATCCGCATCGCGGACGACGCAGTATGA
- the rpsB gene encoding 30S ribosomal protein S2, with protein MTDNDNDAVEVVNEDEPEAEDTAEAESETTETEAETTEEVAEAAEDEAAAAEEGAAEDEAAEAEEEEEAEPVFDEDVMPDEEADLLIPVEDYLGAGVHIGTQQKTKDMERFIHRVRDDGLYVLDVSQTDSRIRTAANFLSGYDPEQILVTSSRQYGRFPAKKFADAVGARARTGRFIPGTLTNPDYAGYIEPDVVVVTDPIGDSQAVKEAITVGIPVIAMCDSNNQTSNVDLVVPTNNKGRRALSVVYWLLANETLDRRGSEPAYALEDFEAEV; from the coding sequence ATGACAGACAACGATAACGACGCGGTCGAAGTCGTGAACGAAGACGAACCCGAGGCCGAAGACACGGCCGAAGCGGAGTCCGAAACGACCGAGACCGAAGCCGAGACGACGGAAGAAGTCGCCGAGGCCGCCGAGGACGAGGCCGCCGCCGCCGAGGAGGGCGCGGCCGAGGACGAGGCCGCCGAGGCCGAAGAAGAGGAGGAGGCCGAACCGGTCTTCGACGAGGACGTCATGCCGGACGAGGAGGCAGACCTCCTCATCCCGGTCGAGGACTACCTCGGTGCCGGTGTCCACATCGGTACCCAACAGAAGACCAAGGACATGGAGCGGTTCATCCACCGCGTCCGTGACGACGGTCTGTACGTCCTCGACGTGAGTCAGACCGACTCGCGCATCCGGACGGCCGCGAACTTCCTTTCGGGGTACGACCCAGAGCAGATTCTGGTCACCAGTTCCCGTCAGTACGGCCGGTTCCCGGCCAAGAAGTTCGCCGACGCCGTCGGCGCGCGCGCCCGGACGGGCCGCTTCATCCCGGGGACGCTGACGAACCCCGACTACGCGGGCTACATCGAACCCGACGTCGTCGTGGTCACGGACCCCATCGGGGACTCCCAGGCGGTCAAAGAGGCCATCACGGTCGGCATCCCGGTCATCGCGATGTGCGACTCCAACAACCAGACGAGCAACGTCGACCTCGTCGTTCCGACGAACAACAAGGGTCGACGCGCGCTATCGGTCGTCTACTGGCTCTTGGCCAACGAGACGCTCGACCGACGCGGCTCCGAACCGGCCTACGCCCTCGAAGACTTCGAGGCCGAGGTCTAA
- a CDS encoding MBL fold metallo-hydrolase has protein sequence MCALLHQTTVEELAESLDSEASATVVDTRPAESFDAWHVGGAVNVPYHPEDGLGDDWDWDRVEERLGDGPVLALCGKGITSTVFGLELQKRGYEDVSVLKGGMQEWSKLYEVAEVPTDDDDLFVAQIQRRAKGCLGYVVGSRSAGEAFVVDPTRQHHEFELVAADEGMTVSRVFDTHVHADHISGGAALAERVAAPYHLGERAAERDVAYDYRPVEDGETFSVGDVEVEVLAAPGHTTEMVNFLVGGELLLSGDTLFVESVGRTELQFGDDDAARGAELLYETLHESILELPDETRVLPGHVTVAEDGAYAVASPGELVSATLGELRDELTLLGLDESEFVARLTDETPEKPSNYETVIAVNTGRETPEDEDSATELELGPNNCAA, from the coding sequence ATGTGTGCGCTCCTCCACCAGACGACAGTCGAAGAACTGGCCGAGTCGCTCGATTCGGAAGCGTCCGCCACAGTCGTCGACACGCGACCCGCCGAGAGTTTCGACGCGTGGCACGTCGGCGGCGCGGTGAACGTCCCCTACCACCCCGAGGACGGACTCGGCGACGACTGGGACTGGGACCGAGTCGAGGAACGTCTCGGTGACGGGCCGGTTCTCGCTCTCTGCGGGAAGGGAATCACCTCTACCGTGTTCGGGCTCGAACTCCAGAAACGCGGCTACGAAGACGTGAGCGTCCTCAAAGGCGGCATGCAGGAGTGGAGCAAACTGTACGAGGTAGCCGAGGTGCCCACCGACGACGACGACCTGTTCGTCGCACAGATACAGCGCCGGGCGAAAGGCTGTCTCGGATACGTCGTCGGGTCCCGGTCGGCGGGCGAAGCGTTCGTCGTGGATCCGACGAGACAGCACCACGAGTTCGAACTCGTCGCGGCCGACGAGGGGATGACCGTCTCGCGCGTCTTCGACACCCACGTTCACGCCGACCACATCTCCGGGGGCGCGGCGTTGGCAGAGAGAGTGGCCGCCCCGTACCACCTCGGCGAACGCGCCGCCGAACGGGACGTCGCGTACGACTACCGACCGGTCGAAGACGGCGAGACGTTCTCCGTCGGCGACGTGGAAGTCGAGGTGTTGGCCGCTCCCGGTCACACGACGGAGATGGTGAACTTCCTCGTCGGCGGCGAACTCCTGCTTTCGGGCGACACCCTGTTCGTGGAGTCCGTCGGACGGACGGAACTGCAGTTCGGCGACGACGACGCGGCGAGAGGGGCGGAACTGCTCTACGAGACGCTTCACGAGTCGATTCTCGAACTCCCAGACGAGACGCGGGTCCTCCCTGGTCACGTCACCGTGGCCGAAGACGGCGCGTACGCCGTCGCCTCGCCCGGCGAACTCGTCTCGGCGACGCTCGGAGAGTTGCGCGACGAACTGACTCTGTTGGGACTCGACGAATCGGAGTTCGTCGCGCGCCTCACCGACGAGACGCCGGAGAAACCCTCGAACTACGAGACGGTCATCGCCGTCAACACCGGCCGGGAGACGCCCGAGGACGAAGACTCCGCGACGGAACTCGAACTCGGACCGAACAACTGCGCGGCCTGA